Proteins from a single region of Paraglaciecola sp. T6c:
- a CDS encoding ATP-binding protein, with protein MLSLKDRIAQLGKTLGRKHIPDTYTDYKTVRLEHEALANRDVRQLQKDGKRARIQTLHGRSDLNPKWTFDNLIQDSDDVKEAISIAHSFIAAHEDPAWRKSGSHMMIFYGDYGRGKSHTAGAIAHELINQYEITVLYRQLSTLLEMRFFSYDYSATDKVGEKFREINQELLDVDLLILDEVCVNESSLKKNAQSWLGNLLRQRLAHNKNCILITNHNLAELEQALGSYCFESIKEYDTYKVRFEGPSRRKEIIPSQVETHRATGYQPNQVK; from the coding sequence ATGCTAAGTTTGAAAGACAGAATCGCTCAACTCGGTAAAACGCTTGGCAGGAAACACATTCCTGATACCTATACTGATTATAAGACGGTAAGGCTCGAACACGAAGCCCTTGCCAACCGTGACGTGCGCCAACTACAAAAAGACGGCAAACGCGCCCGAATTCAAACTTTACATGGACGATCTGATCTTAATCCTAAGTGGACCTTCGACAACCTTATTCAAGACAGCGACGATGTAAAAGAAGCGATAAGTATCGCTCATTCATTTATAGCAGCCCATGAGGATCCCGCTTGGCGCAAAAGTGGCTCGCATATGATGATCTTTTATGGGGATTATGGCCGTGGAAAATCTCACACCGCTGGTGCTATTGCGCACGAGTTGATCAATCAATACGAGATCACCGTTTTATACAGACAACTTTCAACACTGCTAGAAATGCGCTTCTTCTCATACGATTACAGTGCGACAGATAAAGTAGGCGAGAAATTTCGTGAAATAAACCAAGAACTACTCGACGTCGATTTATTAATATTGGATGAAGTGTGTGTCAATGAGTCTTCACTTAAGAAGAACGCCCAAAGCTGGTTGGGGAATTTACTAAGACAGCGTCTAGCACACAATAAAAACTGCATACTGATCACCAACCATAACCTGGCTGAACTCGAACAAGCCCTAGGTAGCTACTGTTTTGAGTCAATCAAAGAATACGATACCTACAAGGTTCGCTTTGAAGGGCCAAGTCGCCGCAAAGAGATTATTCCTTCACAAGTAGAAACTCATCGAGCCACCGGTTATCAGCCTAATCAAGTAAAATAA
- a CDS encoding DnaT-like ssDNA-binding domain-containing protein, translated as MDTWLNEAEQKALNQAVSNDARVLYLMGLRPTVDRTTGNTPALNYKSLLSMLNAKESKFNLGRQVNNLIKELLHVELVSFVEEVDLNKSFNGKILTLPLLMIKPDDYSQLHLQWQKMSANWTPNATLYQDLAKLVGIIDSDFSDHELGDFVAYWLGRPQTQFTQFQWTQKFVFNVKQKRLAKNIKAIHKVGNQIVTAKAGVVADENAKNLVAKYSSKAKTTSNS; from the coding sequence TTGGACACCTGGTTAAACGAAGCAGAGCAAAAAGCACTTAATCAAGCCGTGAGCAACGATGCCAGGGTGTTATATTTGATGGGTTTGAGACCCACTGTTGATAGAACAACAGGTAATACGCCCGCATTAAATTACAAATCGCTATTAAGCATGCTCAATGCAAAAGAAAGTAAATTCAACCTTGGCCGACAAGTGAATAACCTAATCAAAGAATTGCTTCATGTTGAGTTAGTCAGTTTTGTCGAAGAGGTTGATTTGAATAAGAGTTTTAATGGAAAAATTCTTACCTTACCCTTACTCATGATCAAACCTGATGATTACAGCCAGCTCCATTTACAGTGGCAAAAGATGAGTGCAAACTGGACCCCAAACGCAACTTTGTATCAAGATTTAGCTAAACTAGTAGGCATCATTGATAGTGACTTCTCTGACCACGAACTGGGTGATTTTGTAGCCTACTGGTTAGGACGCCCTCAAACTCAATTTACGCAGTTTCAGTGGACGCAGAAATTTGTATTTAACGTTAAACAAAAACGCTTAGCTAAAAACATCAAGGCTATTCACAAGGTGGGTAATCAAATCGTCACGGCCAAAGCAGGCGTTGTTGCGGATGAAAATGCCAAAAACCTTGTTGCTAAATACAGTAGCAAAGCAAAGACTACCTCTAACTCATGA